The window CAGGGACAGGCCTGTTGATTTCAGCATGTCGAGGAATTTGCCGCGGAAGGTTTTGGCCAGGGCAAATCCATTGAAGAGATAGTCATTTTTCACCTTTCTCCACTTGCCGAATCGTTTATCTATACCGCCGCCAGGGATGAGTACATGAATGTGGGGGTGAAACGAGAGGTCTCGCGCGTGGGTGTGCAGGATCATGGTCATGCCGATCTCCGCTCCAAGATGTTTTGGGTTCGCAGCAAAGGATCTAAGGACTTCAGCGACGCATTTGAACATCAGGGAATAGACAGTTTTCTGGTGCCCGTATGCCAGGTATCGCAGTTCATATGGTAAGGTAAAGGTGGCCAGGAAGTAGGGGACCGGCATGAGCTTCGCCTGCTGTTTATCAAGCCAGGAACTGGTCTGGTGATTGAGGCAGGTTGGGCAGTGGCGGTTGCCGCACGAGAGGGGGCGCCATTCTCCATGCTGGCAATCAGGGCATCGTGCATAGAGTTCGCCAGATTGAGGGGTTCGACACTGCTGTATGTCCCTCAAAGCCCTCAGTTGCTCTGGGATGGCATTGCCGCCATGACGAATCATGTACAGGTCGAAGTATTTGTTGATGAGTGATTTAATGTCCATGTTGCTTCCTCGTTGGGTTCAGCTCCATGGAATTGATCAGCTCGTTTATGGTGGCAATGCTATCCTTTTCCGCGGTGTAGGTGAGCTGGGCGTAACGGGCAGTGGTTGTGGGGCTTGAATGCCCGAGAAGTTCCTGGATGTGGCGAAGGCTTAAACCCGCTTCGAGGAGGTGGGTGGCAAAGCTGTGTCTGAGGGAGTGGATGGAGACTTTTTTTTAATGTTACAGGCTGCAACCACCGCTTTCATGGCCTGCTGGGTGGAACCGATGTTCATGTGAGAGGTTGCCCTGATGATGGTTTCAGCAGAGCCTCTATAGTTTGGGAAAAGCAGCTTGGGATGGCGATGATCCTGCCAGAGAATGCGTAATGCCTTCAGGGTTCGATCAGGCAGTGGAACCAGACGATCTTTATGTCCTTTGCCTCTGCGGATATGTACCCGTCTGCGATTGGCATCGATATCTCCGATCTGTAAAGAAAGTGCTTCCTGTAAACGCAACCCCATGGAGTAAGTAGTAAAGAGAAAGACCCGGTAACGGAGTTTGCGCGTGTTGTGAACAAGTAAGGCAACTTCTTCTCTAGTAAGGATATCCGGGATTGTTTTCACAGTTGGTGGCTTGACGATATTGAGCCATTGCCAGTCCTGCTCCAGGACGTGCTTCCAGAAGAACATCAGGCCGAGCCTGTCGAGCTTTACCGTACTCCAGGAATAGTTTTCTACCAGACGGGTAAAATAATCTTCGAGCTGCTCCACCGACAGTTGATCTGGGCAACAATCAAAATGTTCGGTAAGACGACGAACAGCCCGGGCATAGGCGCTGATAGTTGCCTGACTCTTGCCTTGAAGCGTAAGCTTTTTCAGGTGCCGATCGTAAAGGATTTCAAAACGTTTGGAATCTTTTGCCTTCATGGTATACTCCTTTTTCTGTAAGTGTCCGGAATTGGACTCTTTACTGAAGTATACTCAAGACCTCTGCCGCGTAGCGGCTTCGTTCAACAAGGCGCTCAAAATGGACACAAAAAGCCTAGCGGTTTTTCGGTCCATTTAGCTTAGCGTTATGTGTTAATGCATCAACAATCACCATCGAGAGAATTTAATGGGAAACTATGCCAATTTCGAACCAGATTTTATTCATAGAACTGTTGCTCTGATTGAACAATATTATCAGTTTATTGAGAGTGATAACATCGAGTTTGGAAGGCAGTACAATTACACTCTGGTAATTAATTGCTTTCTTGGTTTAGTCGTCATGCCAAAAGAACGAATTGTTGACAACATACCAAACGATCAATTGTCTCTTGAGTTTAGGTCACAACTTGGCTTAGAGAACACTGAAATTCATGAAACCATAAACACATTGAGACATTTAATTCACCAGCTTCGAAATAGTGTTGCACATTTCAACATTGAAGTCTTATCCGCAGACGCTAACTTCAGAGTCGACTATTTAAAATTTAAGCACCGCAACGGAAATACGGTTGCAAAAATTCCAGCGAATGAAATGGTTACATTTTTAAAAGCATATTCTGAAATATTATTGAACAATATTCACAATTAACTCGGGATCACAATGAACAGAAAAGATGTAATGCATAATCTTATTGAGATTCTTGCATTTGAGTTACTCCAAGAAATAAAGGACCGTGAACCTCAACACAAAGACCGCTGGGTTCCTATTGCCTCAATAAATACCGAGCTTGAGCTTAAATTCCTAGCTGTACCCAAGTCAAACACTCAATACGGAGAAAAAGGTTGGCTCGTTGCAATATTAGTTCGCATTCTTGAAGAGAAAGATCTTGTTCAATTCAATAAGATTGGTAACAACTCATTTTATCGAACATACACATAACGCCTAAATCCAGGTAACGCACGGCGCTCCTGATTTAGGCGTTATGCTTTTTAATCAACTTAAGGAGTTTTATGCCTAATCATAATCGAGATAATTTTACCCCAACAATAAAACGAATTATGGCAGAGCGTGTTGGGTGGAAATGCTCTTTCCCAGGCTGCAACATAAACACTGTTGGTCCTGATTCAGATGATCCTACAAAGAGAATCAATAATGGAATTGCAGCTCATATCTATGCTGCTGCACCAAATGGACCAAGATATAATCCTGAAATGACAAAGGATGAAAGACGACATATCACAAATGGTATTTGGATGTGTAGGCATCATGGGAGTCTTATTGATGCAGATTACACTGAATATTCTGCAGCAACACTGATGAAATGGAAGGAACAGGCAGAAAGAAAAACAGCTGATTCTCTTAAATATCCATCTTTAGAAGAGGACTTAAAAGAAAGTTCATTAATTCAAGTAGGCAGTAACAATATATTTCATGCTCGTTGGCAATCAATACACCAACACAAATGGACTTTTGAAATAATTAAAACAGAAATAGGGAATATTGATACTCTCAATGAATATGTATTATCTTTCAGCACTTTTTCACAGAGCGAGCAGTATGTAGTTTTAGAATCTCAAGGTGACGCTAGAAAAATAAAAGATATAAAGCTAACCATTACACCAGAAAACAAAAAGCAGTTAACTATTAATGTTGAAGATAAAATAGCACCTACTGATCCTAGAGAATCTGGCTCCGATATGAAGCTTGGGCCTGATGGAGATATTTTTGTTGAAAATGGTAGCTTTGTCCATGTTTCTGGTATCGAAAATGCCAAACAAATGATCTCTGTTTGCATGAGCACCTTGAAAGGCGAAATTGAAAGCCAAAAAGAGTTAGGCTCGCTCGCAACTGAGTACTACCATAAACACTCGGGCGATCTTCCATTATTCTCTCGACTCATAAAACTTGAGTTAATCAGACTATCTTTGATTCCAATAGAAAGGCAATACAATAAAGAGCTAAGAGCTTCGCTTCATTTTGTTAAAAGATTTATAGACGTAAAAATAGAGAGCAAAGAATTAATCCATAGCAGATTTCAAGCATCGGTTAAGCTGGAATGGGGGCATGGTGACCAATGGAGCGGAACTATCCCAATTTTCGTGCTAACACAAACATAACAAATGTTTCACCACGTTCATTACGCTCACTGCTCGCTGAGGCTCGCCGTTGAACTTGCCACTTCTATTCTCTATTAACTACTATTAAGCCAAAACTTAAGATGCCTACTGTACTTCAAAGGTTGAGGAGGTGCAATATTACCTGACCCACCAGATAGCCTCTTTGGAACATCAGCCGTTTTTGGTATTCAAGATTCATAGTAGTTCCTTTTTCAGCTAAGGCCGCTGGTTCTCTTTTGTTATTTCCCCGTTCTCGCCTGCTGTCAGGGACTTAGTCAGTAAGAGTTTGATTGCTTTGAAGTAGACCAGTTGGGCCTTATTTATGTACATGCTGTGACAACGCCCTGCACTTTTTCTTGAAGATCTCATACGAGTTTGAGGTTAAACACACCAATGGCTACGGAGTTAATGGATAATCACTCCACGTTTATCCTTATTTGGATCAGAGTTAACTGCTTGAGTTTCATTTATAATAGAGGCTATCTGAAATTTTTCTATATCTGAAAGAGGTCCTGATTGGATTCTGTAAAAATAATAAAACAAAAAGTTAATATTGCTCAAATTGTGATGGAATCTGGTGTGGAACTTAACCAAATTGGTTCTACTGGTCGATATATTGGTATTTGCCCATTTCATGAAGATAAAAATACACTATTCAATGTGGATAGCGTTCAACAACAATTTCATTGTTTTGGATGTGGTGCGCATGGAGATGTTTATACTTTTTTAATGAAGTATAAAAATATTATGTTCAAGGATGCATTAAAAGAACTTGCAATTCGAGTTGGCGAATCTTTAGTTGGGCAGAGGCCAAAAGGTAAAAAAGAATATGAGAAAGAACAATGTTATAAATTTATGTTACGGGCGGTAGAATATTATCATAACACATTATTTGACAAGTTCATTGGTATGGAAATTCTTGATTATCTCGAAAAAAACAATATCACAAGAAAAATGTGCGTAAAACATAAGATTGGATATGCACCAACTCCTGAAAAATATGGATACAAATATTTGTATAATAAACTGAATTCTAGTCAACAAATGATTGCGCTTAAAGTTGGATTAATTGCAAGAAGTAATGGTAAGGTCTACGATACATTCAGAAACAGAATCATTATCCCTATTAAACATAAAACCGGTCAATATGTTGGATTAACATCTAAAAATACTGGAAATGAGGGGCCGAAATATTTAGTGTCAAAAGAGTCCATGATTTTTAAAAAAGATCAGCAAAACGTTAAATTTTCGGAGAAATTAGCCTATATACTTTCCTGCCACGAATAATCCCAAAAAGTGACAAATAAGTATATAGGATCAGATCAAAAAGGAGCAACTTGAATAATAGAATTCCTAATCAAGTCTTATTGCATTTTTTGGAGTACGCGTCACAGTTTATTCATTTTATATGACTGAGCCTTAACCGTTAACTGATTGAGATGTTCGCAGCAAAGCTCTTAGCAGTTAAATATCCTCTTAATTAAAGATATCTACTGTGAACTGAACCGCTACGCGGAAAAACCGACCAACCAGCCTCCCTTTTGTCCCACCTCTTCCAGCATGAAATTCATTTCTACCATTACTTCCTTGATTGATAAGATACTGTAGTAGCGTCCTTATCAACTCAACCAAGGAGGTGCGTCATGAGTAGTCCGATCCGAGACGAGTTCGTCGAACACATGAATTTTCACGGTCTCACCCATGAGACCCAGCGTGGGTACATCAGTGGGGTCAGATGCCTGGCAAAGTACTACAATCAGTCCCCGGAGAAGCTGAGCAATGACCAGGTGCGGGGCTATTTCCGCCATCTGCTGCTGGAGAAAAAACTGGCATGGAGTTCATGCAAGACCTATCTCTCAGGCATCACCTATTTCTACCGTCATATTTGCGACCGGGAGGTTGATGACCGCTTTGGCCTGCCGCCGAAACCACGGAGCAAGAAACTACCGGCCGTACTGTCAATGGAAGAAGTAGGCCGTCTTCTGGGCTGCATTGATAACCTTAAACACCGGGTTCTGCTCAAGACCATCTACAGCGCAGGGCTTAGAGTCGGGGAAGCTATTCGCCTCAAGCCGGAGCATATTGAAAGCGATCCGTCCAGGATGGTAATCAGGGTCCAACAGGGCAAGGGACGCAAGGATCGCTATACGGTTCTGTCC of the Desulfosediminicola ganghwensis genome contains:
- a CDS encoding IS91 family transposase; the encoded protein is MDIKSLINKYFDLYMIRHGGNAIPEQLRALRDIQQCRTPQSGELYARCPDCQHGEWRPLSCGNRHCPTCLNHQTSSWLDKQQAKLMPVPYFLATFTLPYELRYLAYGHQKTVYSLMFKCVAEVLRSFAANPKHLGAEIGMTMILHTHARDLSFHPHIHVLIPGGGIDKRFGKWRKVKNDYLFNGFALAKTFRGKFLDMLKSTGLSLPQNLPEKWVAHCECVGNGFPALKYLARYLYRGVISEKNIVASHNGNVTFKYRDSRTDELRYSTVKAEDFLNILVKHVLPRGFRRVRDYGFLHANARKIRTLIQLILHVFTPIVPKQRQRPKYSCPKCKAAMLVIRFRFDYGRSG
- a CDS encoding HEPN family nuclease, producing MGNYANFEPDFIHRTVALIEQYYQFIESDNIEFGRQYNYTLVINCFLGLVVMPKERIVDNIPNDQLSLEFRSQLGLENTEIHETINTLRHLIHQLRNSVAHFNIEVLSADANFRVDYLKFKHRNGNTVAKIPANEMVTFLKAYSEILLNNIHN
- a CDS encoding CHC2 zinc finger domain-containing protein, translating into MDSVKIIKQKVNIAQIVMESGVELNQIGSTGRYIGICPFHEDKNTLFNVDSVQQQFHCFGCGAHGDVYTFLMKYKNIMFKDALKELAIRVGESLVGQRPKGKKEYEKEQCYKFMLRAVEYYHNTLFDKFIGMEILDYLEKNNITRKMCVKHKIGYAPTPEKYGYKYLYNKLNSSQQMIALKVGLIARSNGKVYDTFRNRIIIPIKHKTGQYVGLTSKNTGNEGPKYLVSKESMIFKKDQQNVKFSEKLAYILSCHE